TCGTCGCGCCCACCCTCATCCTTGGGTCCAGGGAGGCGATGGGGTTCTGGAACACAATCTGTAGCTGCAGCCGTGTCATCCGGAGCGGCTCGCCCCGCAGCTTGGTGAGCTCCTGCTCCCCGAACCAGATGCGCCCCGCGGTAGGCGCCAGGAGCCGGAGGATGCAGCGGCCCAGGGTGCTCTTACCGGATCCGCTCTCGCCGACGAGGCCGAACGTCTCCCCCTCCTCGATGCTCAAGTCGACCCCGTCCACGGCGTGGACCTGTGCTCTCCCGGCGAAACCGACCCGCACGGGGAAGTGCTTCTGCAGCCCCTCCACGCGCACGAGGCTCATTCCTTCACCCCCTCGTACAGCAGGCACGATGCCGGGTGCTCCGGACGATGCTCCAACAAGGCGGGTCTCCGGACCGAGCATGTCTTCATCGCGAACTCGCACCTCGGATGGTAGCGGCACCCGGCGGGCGGGTCGATCAGGCTCGGTACGCTTCCGGGAATGGTGGCGAGGGGTTGGCCGCGGGCGTCGGGCCGCGGGAGCGATCTCAAGAGGCGCTGGGTGTAGGGATGAAGAGGCTCGCGGAACAGCTCTTTTGTGGCCGCCACCTCCGCGAGCGTGCCCGCGTACATGACGCCCACCCTCTGGCACGTCTCCGCGACGATGCCCAGGTTGTGGGTAATCAACAAGACGGACAGCTTGAGCTCCCGTTGGAGTTCCAGGAGAAGATCGAGGATCTGGGCTTGGATCGTGACGTCCACCGCGGTCGTCGGCTCATCCGCGATGAGCAGTCTGGGGCGGCAGGCGAGGGCCATGGAGATCATCACCCTCTGCTGCATGCCACCGCTGAGCTCGTGCGGGTAGCTGCGGAGTACGTTCTCGGGATCCGGCAGACCCACCCGCCGGAACAAGTCGAGGGCGCGTTGCTCGGCACCCTCCTTCTCGATGTCCTCGTGGGCTCGGACGACTTGGACGATCTGCTCCCCCACGGGGAACACCGGGTTCAGGCTCGTCACGGGGTCCTGGAACACCATGGAGATCTTGGTGCCCCGCAGCCGCTGCATCTCCTCCTCCGTCTTCGACAGCAATTCCTCGCCGTTGAGCTTCACGCTCCCGGTTCGGATCACCGCGTTGTTGGGAAGGAGCCGGAGGATCGCGAGGGCGGTGACCGTCTTCCCGCAGCCCGTCTCCCCGACGAGGCCGAACACCTCGCCCTCGCCGATCGTGAAGCTCACACGGTCCAAGACCTTCGCCGTGCCCGTCTCCGTGGAGAAATCGAGGCTCACATCGCGCAATTCCAACAGGGGCGTCAAAACAGGCGCCTCCTGCGAAGCTTCGGATCCAGAGCCTCCCGGAACCCATCGCCCAGGAGATTGAAAGCGAGGACGACGAGGAAGATGGCGAGGCCCACGAACGTCGTGTACCACCAGTAGGTGATAATGCTCCCTTGCAGGTACGCCGTGTAGAACATGACGCCCCAGTCCGGGGTGGGCGGGGCCGCCCCAAGCCCGATCCAGCTGAGGGAGGAGCCGATGAGGATCGCGGATCCGAAGTCCATGGTTGCCTGAATCGTGGCGGACGTCAAGGAGTTCGGGAGGACGTGGCGGAAGATGACCCGACGCCGGGGAAGCCCGAGGACGACGGCGGCCTCGATGAACGGCTGGCTTCGGACCTGGAGGACCTGGGCATGCACGAGGCGCGTGTACCACGGCCAGAAGCTGACGGCCATCGCGATGATGAGCCCGAACGTGCCGTGCTCCGACAACGTCGCGGCGATCACGAACGCGAGCAGGATCGTCGGGAACGCGAGGAACATGTCCGTGACCCGCATGATCACTTCTTCGGTCAGCTTCCCGATGTATCCGGCCACCACACCGAGAATCACCCCGACGGGGAATGCGATGGCGACGGTGAGCGCACCCATCTCCAAGGCGATGGAAGACCCGAACCAGATCCGCGAGAAGAGATCTCGTCCTAGCTCATCGGTCCCCATGATGTGGGGCCAGGAAGGAGCCGTCCACTTCAGAGCGGCGTCGTACTCGAGTCCCTGACCCTGTTGGGAGAACGGCACCAACCCCGGGGCGAGCCACGCGATGAGCGCAGCGACGATGAAGAACGAGATGATGATGAAACCGGTCAGCGCGAGATAGTCGCTCCGCACGACCTTCCAGACGGCCCTCGATAGGGCCAGGAGTCTCCCGAAGGCACGGCTCAGCGCAGGGCCAACCTGGACCGGTGCCGAGCGGATCGGGCTCTCCACGGTCGACACGTCAGGCCCCCGGTCGATCGAGGCCAACCCGAGGATCCAGCAACGACTGGATGATGTCCACGACCAGGTTGACAATGACGTACATCATGGCGACGACGATGGTCGTCCCCAAGATCGCCGGGTAGTCGGACACGAGGACCGCGTTGAACGCATACGACCCGATCCCGTGCCACACGAAGATGTACTCGACAAGGAACGCGCGCGTGAGCTCGTAGGCGATGGACAGGCCGAGGGCCACGAGGGACGGGGCAATCGCGTTCCGGAGCGCATAGCGGTAATAGACGAGGCGGGCCGGGAGCCCGTACGCC
The nucleotide sequence above comes from Thermoplasmata archaeon. Encoded proteins:
- a CDS encoding ABC transporter ATP-binding protein, with translation MTPLLELRDVSLDFSTETGTAKVLDRVSFTIGEGEVFGLVGETGCGKTVTALAILRLLPNNAVIRTGSVKLNGEELLSKTEEEMQRLRGTKISMVFQDPVTSLNPVFPVGEQIVQVVRAHEDIEKEGAEQRALDLFRRVGLPDPENVLRSYPHELSGGMQQRVMISMALACRPRLLIADEPTTAVDVTIQAQILDLLLELQRELKLSVLLITHNLGIVAETCQRVGVMYAGTLAEVAATKELFREPLHPYTQRLLRSLPRPDARGQPLATIPGSVPSLIDPPAGCRYHPRCEFAMKTCSVRRPALLEHRPEHPASCLLYEGVKE
- a CDS encoding ABC transporter permease: MSTVESPIRSAPVQVGPALSRAFGRLLALSRAVWKVVRSDYLALTGFIIISFFIVAALIAWLAPGLVPFSQQGQGLEYDAALKWTAPSWPHIMGTDELGRDLFSRIWFGSSIALEMGALTVAIAFPVGVILGVVAGYIGKLTEEVIMRVTDMFLAFPTILLAFVIAATLSEHGTFGLIIAMAVSFWPWYTRLVHAQVLQVRSQPFIEAAVVLGLPRRRVIFRHVLPNSLTSATIQATMDFGSAILIGSSLSWIGLGAAPPTPDWGVMFYTAYLQGSIITYWWYTTFVGLAIFLVVLAFNLLGDGFREALDPKLRRRRLF
- a CDS encoding ABC transporter permease, with amino-acid sequence LVHLILPALVLAFYPIGLVARMVRTMMVEVLGENYIRTARAYGLPARLVYYRYALRNAIAPSLVALGLSIAYELTRAFLVEYIFVWHGIGSYAFNAVLVSDYPAILGTTIVVAMMYVIVNLVVDIIQSLLDPRVGLDRPGA